The Flammeovirga pectinis genomic interval TATTGATTGGGTAAAAGAACATCCAGATAGTTTATGGCAGGCTCAAAACTTAACAGAGTTAACCACTACAGGAGTTACATTAAATGCAGGGTTCGATTTAACGCAGATGCTTCATAAAGAAGTATTCTTAAAAAACATTCGTTTCTCTTATTTGTACTTAACTGCTGATAAGGGTTCTAGTGAATATATATCTAATTATGTACTCGATTACTTAAACCATAAAGCTACTTTAGGAATAGCACATGGCTTATTTCTAAAAAATCTAAAAGCAGATTGGCAAATAGTTTATCAAGATAGAAACGGTTCTTTCACAGCATATGATCCTAACGGTAACGGGCAAGAAGTAGATTATGATCCTTTTACTACCGTTGATCTTAGAATTAGCTATACTTGGAAAAATTTGTATTTCTACGGAGAAGGAAGCAATATTTTTGATGTCAAATATTACGACATTGGTAATATTCAACAACCTGGTAGATGGTTGAGAGCAGGTATTAAAATGAACTTAGACTTCTAAGAAAATCAAAAAGGGCTTAATTTCATTATAAAATTAAGCCCTTTTTATCTTTTTTTGTCTTAGAGACCTGTAACTTTCCAAGCCGCAGCAGAGTGATCATCAGAAACAGATACAATAGTATTTTCGCCAATCCAAGCTAACCTATTAATAGACGTCCCATGTCCTGCATGTCGAGCCTTATCAATTACTTTTAATAATCTAAAATCTTCGGTTCTCCATACTTTCAAAGATTTATCTTTACTACAAGTCACAAAATATTTTCCATCTGCTCTAAATACTATATCATTAATAGTATACATATGAGCAACAATATCTTTCTGAGTTTCAATAAATCCGTCCAGATTCCAAATTCTTATATGCGCATCTCTACCTCCACTCACTAAATACTGAGCATTTGGTGTAACAGTTAAAGCAAATACAGAATTCTCATGCCCAATTAACTCCCTTACTTCAGAAAGAGTAGCGATAGAATATCCTTTTATTAAATGATCGCTACTTCCTGTCCAAACAATTTCTCTCGTTGGATCGATAGCAACAGACCTTACAGATTTATCAGATACTTTTACTTTTTTTGTAACTATCCACTCTTCAATGGCTACAACAATTAACCAACCATCTCCTGTACCAATAAAAAGCTCATTTTTAAATCTCTTTATAGAAAATACAGCTTGGTCTGTTAGTTTTAATGATTTAATTTCTTTCCCAGAAGTTAAATCTAGTAAATGAATTCCATCTGTATTTTGCCCAACCACCAATTGATTTTCTTCAATTAATGGACACAAAGCATAAACAGTATTTGGTACTTTAGCTACTAATCTACCTTGATCTGCTTGTGTAATATTCCATTCTACTACAAGACCATCTGCCCCTGCAGTATAAAACTTTCCTTTATCGTTAAAGTGAACCACACTATATAAACCATCAGTATGACCTCCAAAATTGGAAATTTTCTCTACTTCTAGTCTTTGCATAATTTTAGTTTTAATAATTTTGATGATTAACCAATACTAATTTTAAACTTGCACCTCAAAATTTTTCGAAATATACCAACTAACTTTTACAAAATTGCTTTGATAGCTGTAAACTTGAAATTACTATCTTTGTTTATGCCTTTATTAAAAATTGAATACTGTACAGATACCCTAATTTGGTGTCTTTGGGAAATTACCGAAGAGGAAGATGAATTATATGCGCTTTCAAATGAGACAAAAGATAGCTTTAAACATATAAGTAATGAGAAAGTTAGGAAACAAAGTATTGCTGGCAGAGTTGCATTAAAACATCTTATTGATAAGCTAGATATAGAATATCATGGTATCAAAAAGGAAGAAAATGGAAAACCTTTTTTGATAAATCAGCCCTATCCCATTTCTATTTCTCATTCAAAAAATATTGCTGCGGCTATTATTAATTTAGAATTGAATGATGTGGGAATAGATATTGAAGGTATTCAACCAAAGGTTTTAAAACTTCTACCTCGTTTTGCAAATGCTGAAGAATTGGCTTTCGCATTAAGTAAAAAAGAAGACCCTACAAATTCTACCATTATTTGGACGCTTAAAGAAGCTGTCTATAAAGCTTTTGGAAAACTAAATATTGAATTCAAATCGCAAATTGAAACACAGTTTTTAAATAATGAGGTTACAGGAATTAGAATCAAAGAGTTAGAAAGTAATTTTAGAAATTTTCAAAGTAAATCAGTTCAGGTCGGTTCTTTTATCGTATCTATAACGTATTAATTTTTTCAAATTGCCTTTTAAAAAAAGCTTGATAGATTCTTCTTTCAATTCTAATTGCTTCTTTTGGATCATGGAAAACAAAGAAAGGCACTTTAATTTCTTTAAGTGATTCCTTAACCATTTTCATCGCATCGTCTCTTTTTCCTTTAGAAACATCTCTAATCATTATACCACAAATATTATCAGGGTATTTTTCTGCAATTGCTTGATAAGTATATGGATCTCGTTGTCCACTATCTCCTATTAAAAGGAATTGTTTTGTTTTAAATTTATCTATTAGATATGATATTCTATCAATTTTATGCTGTGATTTCCCCAAACCTATTCCTTGATCAGAATTTGTAGGCAAGAAGTCTTTCCAATTTTTATGATAGCGTAAATAAATTGGTCCTTTTGGAAACTTCCTTGTTTCAATAAAGTGCTTGATAACCCAAAAAAGATTCATTTCACTATTTGATACATAAAAGAATCTAGCACCTTGAATATACATTTCATGGTAAAACTTACTCATCAGTTTTACCTCTTTTCTTTTAAAGGCGTGTTTTACTATAGTTTGAGGAATCCTTTTTAAAAATGAAGTAGCATGCGTAATTAATATAGTATCATCAACATCAGAAATAACCATAAATTTAGCATCAGGAGAAACGTTAACTATCCCATTTTTTGATATATCAGGTAACTTAATTTCATCCTTTAATTCTTTATCATGATAAAATCGAAGTTTCTTATTTAGTTCTTTATCAGTAAAATCTTTCGATAACTGAAACTCTCCTCTAAAATATCCTTTTGAATCTAAAGCAATCGGAAAAGTCTGATTATCGATGTTCGCATAAATCACTTTCTCATCACTATGATTATGATTATATAATTTCCATAATCTTGATACATGCCTTCTAAATCCTTCCGCTTTTCTTGAAAGATCTAAAAGCCCTGTTTTAAAAGTCAACAACTGCCCTTCTATTGATAATATATTATTACTTTCAAAACCTATTAGCGGTAATAAGATGGTCGATTTACTCAAAATTTATCTACTGATTAAGTATTCAAAAAGGAATTATAGAATTTAAGTTAACGGAAAATTAGAGATAAAAAAAGATCAATACTTAAAAGTATCGATCTTTATGATTAGTTGAAAGTTTGTATTTGTAACTAGATTATTAATCTTATTAGTTTGATCAGTAAAGTCTAATTTCAAATTTCTTTAGTCGGAAGCTTGATTTAGCTTAGTATATATATTCGATATCAGATGTCTGTATTGATATGACTAGTTTCATTCTAGTGAAAAGAACCTTTCGTCATGACTCAAATTTACGAAAAAAATTTAGTAAATTTTATATAATTATAAATCTTATTAAAATAATACCATTAATATTGCACTTAACACATTGATTTCTAGAATTTTCATAGAATTATTATACTTCATTTGAAAAGAAATATGCTCGAATCATTTCAAACGTGCTAAGATTTTTTAACTTTGTTGAAGTATATATCAAACTGTAAATAGATTTTATGGAGAATTTTGTTGTTTCGGCGCGTAAATACCGTCCGAATACATTCCAATCCGTTGTTGGTCAAGAACATATCACAAATACATTAAAGAATGCTGTAATGAGTAATCATTTAGCACAGGCTTTTTTATTTTGTGGACCAAGAGGTGTTGGTAAAACAACAAACGCACGTATTTTGGCTAAAACCATTAATTGCGACACTCCAACTGAAGACGGTAACCCTTGTAATACTTGTAATTCTTGTACAAGTTTTAACAATAATGCTTCTTTGAACATTGTTGAACTAGATGCCGCTTCTAATAATTCTGTAGAAGATATTAGAAACCTTATCGAACAAGTACGTTATGCCCCTCAACCAGGCAAAAAGAAAGTTTATATTATTGATGAGGTGCACATGCTTTCTACTGCAGCTTTTAATGCTTTCTTAAAAACATTAGAAGAACCACCTGCCTATGCTATTTTTATTCTAGCAACTACAGAAAAACATAAAATTCTACCTACAATTCTTTCTAGATGTCAAATCTTTGATTTTAATAGAATCACAGTTAAAGATATTGTAAAGCAATTAAAAGACATTGCTGATCAAGAAGGAATTCAAACAGATGACGATGCTTTACACCTTATTGCTCAAAAAGCAGATGGTGGTATGCGTGATGCCTTATCTATGTTTGATATGATAGGTACATTTTCGAATAATAAATCAATCGATTATCAGACAACTGTTGATAATCTTCATATTCTTGATTACGATTATTACTTTAAACTCACAGATTTTATTAATAAAGGCAATGCCTCTCAAGCTTTACTTCTTTTTGATGAAATTCTGAGAAAAGGTTTTGATGGCCATAATTTCATTATTGGTCTATCAGAACATTTTAGAAATATTTTAGTTTGTAAAGACGCAGTTACTTTAGATTTACTTGATGTATCTGAAACTGTAAAACAGCGTTATAATCAGCAAGCTAAAGAAGTTCCTCAA includes:
- a CDS encoding WD40 repeat domain-containing protein, translating into MQRLEVEKISNFGGHTDGLYSVVHFNDKGKFYTAGADGLVVEWNITQADQGRLVAKVPNTVYALCPLIEENQLVVGQNTDGIHLLDLTSGKEIKSLKLTDQAVFSIKRFKNELFIGTGDGWLIVVAIEEWIVTKKVKVSDKSVRSVAIDPTREIVWTGSSDHLIKGYSIATLSEVRELIGHENSVFALTVTPNAQYLVSGGRDAHIRIWNLDGFIETQKDIVAHMYTINDIVFRADGKYFVTCSKDKSLKVWRTEDFRLLKVIDKARHAGHGTSINRLAWIGENTIVSVSDDHSAAAWKVTGL
- a CDS encoding 4'-phosphopantetheinyl transferase family protein, translating into MPLLKIEYCTDTLIWCLWEITEEEDELYALSNETKDSFKHISNEKVRKQSIAGRVALKHLIDKLDIEYHGIKKEENGKPFLINQPYPISISHSKNIAAAIINLELNDVGIDIEGIQPKVLKLLPRFANAEELAFALSKKEDPTNSTIIWTLKEAVYKAFGKLNIEFKSQIETQFLNNEVTGIRIKELESNFRNFQSKSVQVGSFIVSITY
- a CDS encoding phosphatase domain-containing protein; protein product: MSKSTILLPLIGFESNNILSIEGQLLTFKTGLLDLSRKAEGFRRHVSRLWKLYNHNHSDEKVIYANIDNQTFPIALDSKGYFRGEFQLSKDFTDKELNKKLRFYHDKELKDEIKLPDISKNGIVNVSPDAKFMVISDVDDTILITHATSFLKRIPQTIVKHAFKRKEVKLMSKFYHEMYIQGARFFYVSNSEMNLFWVIKHFIETRKFPKGPIYLRYHKNWKDFLPTNSDQGIGLGKSQHKIDRISYLIDKFKTKQFLLIGDSGQRDPYTYQAIAEKYPDNICGIMIRDVSKGKRDDAMKMVKESLKEIKVPFFVFHDPKEAIRIERRIYQAFFKRQFEKINTL
- a CDS encoding DNA polymerase III subunit gamma/tau produces the protein MENFVVSARKYRPNTFQSVVGQEHITNTLKNAVMSNHLAQAFLFCGPRGVGKTTNARILAKTINCDTPTEDGNPCNTCNSCTSFNNNASLNIVELDAASNNSVEDIRNLIEQVRYAPQPGKKKVYIIDEVHMLSTAAFNAFLKTLEEPPAYAIFILATTEKHKILPTILSRCQIFDFNRITVKDIVKQLKDIADQEGIQTDDDALHLIAQKADGGMRDALSMFDMIGTFSNNKSIDYQTTVDNLHILDYDYYFKLTDFINKGNASQALLLFDEILRKGFDGHNFIIGLSEHFRNILVCKDAVTLDLLDVSETVKQRYNQQAKEVPQSFIMTALNLGSECDLRFKESKNQRLHVELTLMKMSHINKAIRLAQIEIKKKD